Below is a genomic region from Pseudomonas svalbardensis.
CACCGTGTCGTAGAGCTGCTCGCCGAAGTGTTCCTTGAGCTGCGCCGAAACATCGTTCATCAGGCTCAGGCGCGGGTCATACATGGTCCGCAACAGGCCTTCGACTTTCAGGTTCGGGTTCAGCAACTCAGCGATGCGCTTGATGTTATCCACAAGGTCGCTCAAACCTTCGAGCGCGAAGTACTCGCACTGCATGGGGATAATCACCCCGTCAGCCGCAACCAGTGCGTTTAGCGTGAGCATCGACAGCGACGGTGGGCAGTCGATCAAAATGTAATCGTAGTTTTCACGGATCGGCGCCAACGCACTGCGCAGACGGCTTTCCTTCATCTGCATTTCCAGCAGAACCACTTCGGCCGCGGTCAGGTCGCGGTTAGCCGGCAGCAGTTGGTAACCACCGTGCTCGGAATAGTGCATGGCCTGGGCCAGATCGCATTCGCCGATCAGCAGGTCGTAGACCGAGTTCTCCAGGCCGTGTTTATCCACACCGCTACCCATGGTGGCGTTGCCCTGTGGATCGAGATCGATCAACAGCACCCGACGCTTGGTAGCGACCAGGGAAGCTGCGAGGTTGATACAGGTGGTGGTCTTGCCCACACCACCCTTTTGGTTCGCTATCGCGAATACCTTAGCCATTCTTGCTTGTGTTCCCAATCATGCCGTGCGGCGCAGTATCAGCAGATGGCGTTGGCCTTGGCAACCGGGTACGGCCAGGGCGTGTTCGCTATCGAGGTGGAAGTCTGCCGGCAATGCTACCAGCTCATCGGCGGGATGAACGCCCTTCATTGCCAGCCAACGTGTATCAGCATCGCCGAGGTGGCGAGTCCAGTTGCTGAAGTTCTCCATGCTGCTGAACGCCCGGGAAATGATCCCGTTGAATGGCTGATCAGGCTGAAAAGCTTCGACGCGACTGTGGATAACTTGCAGGTTATCCAGTTTGAGTTCGAGTTTGACCTGAGTCAGGAAGCGGGTTTTCTTGCCGTTGCTGTCGAGGCAGGTCACTTGGGACTCTGGAAACAGGATGGCCAACGGAATACCCGGCATGCCACCACCGCTGCCAACGTCCAGCCAGCGGCCGTTTTCGACGAACGACATCACGCTCAAACTATCGAGCAAGTGACGGGAAACCATTTCATCCGGATCGCGTACGGCAGTCAGGTTGTAAGCCTTGTTCCATTTTATCAACAGGGCCAGATAACCCAGCAGATGAGCATGCTGGGTTTCTGTCAACGTGACACCGAGCTGGCGAGCACCTGTGGATAACTCTTCTGCGTGTTGCGAGGTGACCAACGAACTCAAGCGCTTTGCTCCAACTGACGGCCCGCGCCGCGTTTTTTCAAATGAATCATCAACAGCGAAATCGCTGCCGGCGTCACACCCGGGATACGCGACGCCTGGCCCAAGGTCTCTGGACGGGTCGCACCGAGCTTGCTCTGGATCTCTTTGGAGAGACCGGAAATGTTCGTGTAATCGATATCCACAGGCAGTTTTGTGTCTTCGCTGGCCCGCAGCCGTGCGATTTCATCCTGCTGGCGATCGATGTAACCGGCGTATTTGGTCTTGATTTCGACCTGCTCGGCGACTTGTGGATCTTCTGCGCCGCCACCGGTCACGGCGATCAGACCAGCGTAGTCGATTTCCGGACGGCTCAGCAGATTGAGCAAGTTGTATTCGTGGGTCAGCGGCGTGCCGAACTTCTCGGAAATCGCATCGCCTTGCTCGGTGCCTGGGCGAACCCAGGTACTTTTCAGGCGTTGCTCTTCCAGCGTGATGCTTTCGCGTTTGGTGCAGAACGCAGCCCAACGCGCGTCATCCACCAGACCCAGTTCGCGACCTTTTTCGGTCAAGCGCAGGTCGGCGTTGTCTTCGCGCAGGATCAGGCGGTATTCGGCGCGGGACGTGAACATCCGATACGGTTCCTGGGTACCCAGAGTAATCAGGTCGTCGACCAACACTCCGATGTACGCCTCGTCGCGACGCGGGCACCAGGCATCTTTGCCCTGAGCACGCAGTGCGGCGTTGGCCCCGGCCAGCAAACCCTGGGCGCCGGCTTCTTCGTAACCGGTGGTGCCATTGATTTGCCCGGCGAAGAACAGACCGGCGATGACTTTGGTTTCCAGGTTGTACTTCAGGTCACGCGGGTCGAAGTAGTCGTACTCGATGGCGTAACCCGGGCGAACGATGTGCGCGTTTTC
It encodes:
- a CDS encoding ParA family protein codes for the protein MAKVFAIANQKGGVGKTTTCINLAASLVATKRRVLLIDLDPQGNATMGSGVDKHGLENSVYDLLIGECDLAQAMHYSEHGGYQLLPANRDLTAAEVVLLEMQMKESRLRSALAPIRENYDYILIDCPPSLSMLTLNALVAADGVIIPMQCEYFALEGLSDLVDNIKRIAELLNPNLKVEGLLRTMYDPRLSLMNDVSAQLKEHFGEQLYDTVIPRNIRLAEAPSYGMPALAYDKSSRGAIAYLALAGEMVRRQRKNSRTAAAQAT
- the rsmG gene encoding 16S rRNA (guanine(527)-N(7))-methyltransferase RsmG — translated: MSSLVTSQHAEELSTGARQLGVTLTETQHAHLLGYLALLIKWNKAYNLTAVRDPDEMVSRHLLDSLSVMSFVENGRWLDVGSGGGMPGIPLAILFPESQVTCLDSNGKKTRFLTQVKLELKLDNLQVIHSRVEAFQPDQPFNGIISRAFSSMENFSNWTRHLGDADTRWLAMKGVHPADELVALPADFHLDSEHALAVPGCQGQRHLLILRRTA